The Blastococcus sp. HT6-4 genome window below encodes:
- a CDS encoding NfeD family protein, which translates to MAAWLLWLIGAGVLAVGEMLTLDLVLLMLAGGALGAMSVALLGGATWLQLITFIIVSGALLVLVRPIAAKHLTNRTPLQLDGVDTLIGQTAKVTQDVDSSGGRIRLGADEWTARTQHSGESFPAGTTVRILEVEGATAVVGDALE; encoded by the coding sequence ATGGCTGCCTGGCTGCTCTGGCTCATCGGTGCGGGAGTGCTCGCCGTCGGCGAGATGCTGACCCTCGACCTCGTCCTGCTCATGCTGGCCGGCGGCGCGCTGGGCGCGATGTCGGTCGCGCTGCTGGGCGGGGCGACGTGGCTGCAGCTGATCACCTTCATCATCGTCTCGGGGGCGCTGCTGGTCCTGGTCCGCCCGATCGCGGCCAAGCACCTCACGAACCGGACCCCGCTGCAGCTCGACGGCGTCGACACCCTCATCGGCCAGACCGCGAAGGTGACCCAGGACGTCGATTCTTCCGGCGGGCGGATCCGGCTGGGCGCCGACGAGTGGACCGCACGCACCCAGCACAGCGGCGAGAGCTTCCCCGCCGGCACGACGGTGCGGATCCTCGAGGTCGAGGGCGCCACGGCGGTCGTCGGCGACGCGCTGGAGTGA